A window from Agelaius phoeniceus isolate bAgePho1 chromosome 13, bAgePho1.hap1, whole genome shotgun sequence encodes these proteins:
- the AFG2B gene encoding ATPase family gene 2 protein homolog B, protein MEAAVLKLLPLDPRDEGTQRCRLGPGALSLLGARIGAPLRISLPGGCCVCTAWPRHDLADGYLQADLSCSTAGLPGRELRGLSLSVGRLQLLPHGQLRAAALRVVLKNAALKKSTPRAVLQETIRELLRNVYVSPGYVVTVAPSPENPVVYVEILSASPLEEGAGLITPQTSIKIKEVITLEWYRHLSEDTAKTQIAGLDDVGKSLKEMIDLPFRFPKTFKKLGLSVPNGVLLIGPPGVGKTLMVKAVAKELGAYLLGISGPALHGSRPGEGEENLRRVFEKGREMSHEGPTILFFDEIDSLCPKRGSSNNAPEDRVVAQLLTLLDGVGSKGRMVIVAATNRPDALEPALRRPGRFDREVIIGTPTVAQRRSILQLLTSDMPISAEVDLAKLAEMTTGYVGADLTALCREAAMQAVSHSSWDSTETETIINMGDFQEAFKKIQPSSFRSAVGLTECKPVTWEQIGGLEDVKLKLKQSIEWPMKFPEAFARMGLSHPRGILLYGPSGCAKTTLVKAVATSCHCSFLSVSGADLFSPYVGDSERILSQVFRQARANTPAIIFLDEIDSILGSRALCRTGHGVSERVLSVLLNELDGVGLKVTERRGGKLQLEAQCQEQSDEERKLEFQETLNKDFMVVAATNRPDMLDDALLRPGRLDKMIYIPPPDLKGRLSILKICTERIPLDTDVSLEDVAVLTDLFSGADIENLCKEAALLALQENGLEATAVKQEHFVKSLQTVKPSLTIKDLEFYEKFSNQELAS, encoded by the exons ATGGAGGCGGCAGTCTTAAAGCTGCTCCCGCTGGACCCGCGAGATGAGGGCACGCAGCGATGCCGCTTGGGACCTGGCGCGCTCTCCTTGCTGGGAGCCAGGATCGGCGCTCCGCTGAGGATCTCCTTGCCCGGCGGCTGCTGTGTGTGCACGGCGTGGCCCCGGCACGACCTGGCGGACGGGTACCTGCAGGCCGACCTCAGCTGCAGCACGGCGGGGCTGCCGGGCCGGGAGCTGCGCGGGCTCTCGCTGAGCGTGGGgcggctgcagctgctgccgcACGGACAGCTGCGAGCAGCGGCCCTCAGAGTGGTCCTCAAGAACGCCGCGCTGAAAAAGTCGACTCCCAGAGCGGTGTTGCAGGAGACAATCAGAGAGCTGCTAAGAAATGTGTATGTTTCGCCTGGTTATGTTGTTACTGTCGCCCCAAGTCCCGAAAATCCCGTGGTGTATGTTGAAATACTGTCTGCGTCTCCTTTGGAGGAGGGAGCTGGATTGATAACTCCCCAAACAAGCATAAAAATTAAGGAGGTGATCACTTTAGAATGGTACAGACATCTGTCAGAAGACACTGCAAAAACTCAAATTGCAGGACTGGATGATGTGGGGAAGTCTTTGAAAGAAATGATTGATTTGCCTTTCCGCTTTCCAAAAACTTTCAAGAAGCTGGGTCTTTCTGTCCCGAATGGAGTGCTGTTAATTGGGCCCCCAGGGGTAGGGAAAACGCTAATGGTAAAGGCAGTAGCAAAAGAGTTGGGTGCGTATCTGCTTGGCATCAGTGGCCCAGCCCTCCATGGTTCAAGAccaggggaaggggaagagaaTTTGCGAAGAGTCTTTGAAAAGGGCAGAGAGATGTCACACGAGGGCCCAACCATTCTGTTTTTTGACGAGATTGATTCTTTATGCCCAAAGCGAGGAAGTTCGAACAATGCTCCTGAAGATCGTGTTGTTGCTCAGTTGCTGACGCTGCTGGATGGTGTAGGGAGCAAGGGCAGGATGGTCATTGTGGCAGCCACAAACAGGCCTGATGCCTTAGAGCCTGCACTGAGGAGACCTGGCAGATTTGACAGAGAG GTTATTATTGGGACCCCAACAGTTGCACAGAGAAGAtccatcctgcagctgctgacatCTGACATGCCCATTTCTGCAGAGGTTGATTTGGCTAAGCTGGCAGAAATGACGACTGGGTATGTGGGAGCTGACCTTACAGCACTCTGCAGAGAAGCTGCCATGCAGGCTGTGTCCCACAGCTCTTGG GATTCAACTGAAACTGAAACCATTATTAACATGGGAGATTTCCaagaagcttttaaaaaaatacagccaTCCTCTTTTCGAAGTGCAGTTGGACTAACAGAGTGTAAACCTGTGACTTGGGAGCAAATTGGTGGTCTTGAAGATGTGAAATTAAAGTTAAAACAG AGTATCGAGTGGCCTATGAAATTTCCCGAGGCATTTGCCAGGATGGGCCTGTCTCATCCCAGGGGGATTCTTCTCTATGGGCCCTCTGGGTGTGCCAAAACCACGCTGGTGAAGGCTGTGGCCACGAGTTGTCACTGTTCCTTTCTCTCTGTAAGTGGTGCTGACCTCTTCTCACCTTATGTTGGAGATTCAGAGAGGATTTTGTCTCAG GTTTTTCGCCAAGCAAGAGCAAATACTCCAGCAATAATATTCCTGGATGAGATTGATTCTATCTTGGGATCTCGGGCACTCTGCAGAACTGGCCATGGTGTCTCAGAGCGGgttctctctgtgcttctcaaTGAATTGGATGGGGTTGGGCTGAAAGTTACAGAAAGAAGAGGAGGCAAGCTACAGCTTGAGGCTCAGTGCCAAGAGCAAAGTGATGAGGAAAGAAAG CTGGAGTTTCAGGAAACTTTGAACAAGGATTTCATGGTAGTTGCTGCAACAAATAGGCCAGATATGTTGGATGATGCCTTGCTCCGTCCTGGAAGGCTGGACAAGATGATTTATATTCCACCTCCAGATCTGAAG GGAAGACTTTCCATTTTGAAAATCTGCACTGAAAGAATTCCATTAGATACTGATGTGTCATTAGAAGATGTGGCAGTCCTAACAGACCTCTTTTCTGGAGCTGATATTGAAAACCTGTGCAAGGAG gctGCTTTGTTGGCATTGCAAGAGAATGGACTCGAAGCAACTGCTGTAAAACAGGAACATTTTGTGAAATCATTGCAGACTGTAAAGCCATCTTTAACCATAAAGGACTTggaattttatgaaaaattctCTAATCAAGAATTAGCCTCTTGA